A stretch of the Roseofilum reptotaenium CS-1145 genome encodes the following:
- a CDS encoding PD-(D/E)XK nuclease family protein encodes MMEQLSLRLSQGHLNILSTCGRKFQYIFLEKIPYVVPVEQQEKSEWGSQFHLLMQQRELGLPIEGILARDPQFKQGLERLMTTYPGLFADGGDFRESEHQRTLEFEGYWLTVIYDLLICRSHQAQIMDWKTYLQPQNSDRLKQNWQTRLYPFVLAETSHYPPEQISITYWFVKGKNSLHNRATALEFKYDNGQHKQTKLELSKLLCQLNQELKDYIQGHDFPQVPVTSSECTRCPFARRCDRLSSDQVTEVTVDSELWSLPPLDSIPEIPI; translated from the coding sequence ATGATGGAGCAGTTGAGCTTGCGCCTCTCTCAAGGTCATTTAAATATTTTGAGTACCTGTGGGCGTAAATTTCAGTATATCTTTTTGGAAAAAATTCCTTATGTTGTTCCTGTGGAGCAACAGGAAAAATCTGAATGGGGAAGCCAGTTTCATTTGTTGATGCAACAGCGAGAATTAGGGTTACCCATTGAAGGGATTTTGGCGCGCGACCCTCAATTTAAACAGGGTTTAGAACGATTAATGACTACTTATCCGGGATTGTTTGCAGATGGGGGGGATTTTCGGGAAAGTGAACACCAGCGAACCCTGGAGTTTGAGGGGTATTGGCTGACAGTGATTTATGATTTATTGATTTGCCGATCGCACCAGGCGCAAATTATGGATTGGAAAACCTATCTGCAACCGCAAAATAGCGATCGCCTGAAACAGAATTGGCAAACCCGTCTTTATCCCTTTGTCTTAGCCGAAACCAGTCATTATCCCCCTGAACAGATTTCCATAACCTACTGGTTTGTCAAAGGTAAAAATTCGTTACATAATCGAGCAACTGCCCTCGAATTTAAGTATGATAACGGGCAACATAAACAAACAAAACTGGAATTAAGTAAACTTTTATGCCAACTCAACCAAGAGTTAAAGGACTATATCCAGGGACATGATTTTCCTCAAGTTCCAGTCACATCAAGTGAATGTACCCGATGTCCATTTGCGCGCCGATGCGATCGCCTCTCCTCTGATCAAGTGACAGAAGTTACGGTAGATTCTGAATTATGGTCTCTCCCTCCCCTAGACAGTATTCCAGAAATCCCCATTTAA
- a CDS encoding prohibitin family protein, which produces MIPVLGAFFLVFISLIFRPFVIVNAGERGVVMKFGKVQDVILDEGIHPIIPVMTTVQSLSVRVQKNDVNAEASSRDLQDVGMEIAINWHIDPSRVNRVFQQIGNHEQILIRIITPSVSEVVKAATAKKNAEEIITRRTELKQEIDQALKQRITSYGILIDDVSLVNVSFSPEFSKAIEAKQIAEQEAKRADFEALKAEKEAQAEINRAKGQAEAQRLQRQTLTPILLQKLAIEKWDGHFPTVMGGQGALPFINLSPETLATPAPAQNP; this is translated from the coding sequence ATGATTCCCGTATTAGGAGCATTTTTCCTCGTATTTATCAGTTTGATTTTTCGTCCTTTTGTCATCGTGAATGCTGGAGAAAGGGGCGTAGTCATGAAATTTGGCAAAGTCCAAGATGTCATATTAGACGAGGGGATTCATCCTATTATTCCAGTGATGACAACCGTACAAAGTCTCAGTGTACGAGTCCAGAAAAATGATGTCAATGCAGAAGCTTCTTCCCGTGATTTACAAGATGTGGGCATGGAAATTGCCATTAATTGGCATATCGATCCATCACGAGTGAATCGAGTCTTTCAACAAATTGGTAATCACGAACAAATCCTGATTCGGATTATTACGCCCTCGGTTTCCGAAGTCGTGAAAGCCGCAACCGCTAAGAAAAATGCCGAAGAAATCATTACTCGACGAACCGAATTAAAACAGGAAATCGATCAAGCTCTGAAGCAAAGAATTACATCCTATGGCATTTTGATTGATGATGTTTCCCTGGTCAATGTCTCCTTTTCACCAGAATTTTCCAAAGCCATTGAAGCCAAACAAATTGCTGAACAAGAAGCAAAGCGGGCAGACTTTGAAGCCTTGAAAGCAGAAAAAGAAGCCCAAGCGGAAATCAACCGCGCCAAAGGACAAGCCGAAGCGCAACGACTGCAACGACAAACCCTAACACCGATTTTGCTGCAAAAACTAGCCATTGAAAAATGGGATGGTCACTTTCCGACCGTTATGGGTGGCCAAGGTGCGCTACCCTTTATTAATCTATCACCGGAAACTTTAGCCACTCCAGCGCCAGCCCAAAATCCTTAA
- a CDS encoding PAP/fibrillin family protein, with protein MIGKDRLLEAIAGTNRGILASATEKQAILSYVVQLEERNPNPRPTEFPELLSGDWRLLYTTSAELLNIDRIPLYQLGQIYQCIRADEQAVYNIGELDGLPYLDSLVSVRASFSVVNERRVNVRFNRGIFGLQRVLGYESPSQIIEKIQESATFWPFDFPISEENQKGWLDITYLDQDLRINRGNKESVFVLARC; from the coding sequence ATGATTGGTAAAGACCGTTTGTTAGAAGCGATCGCCGGCACAAATCGGGGTATATTGGCTTCAGCCACTGAAAAACAGGCTATTTTGTCCTATGTGGTGCAACTCGAAGAGCGCAACCCCAACCCTCGCCCAACTGAATTTCCGGAACTTCTGAGTGGCGACTGGCGTTTGCTGTATACCACCAGTGCAGAGTTGTTGAATATTGATCGCATTCCCCTGTATCAGTTGGGCCAAATCTATCAATGTATTCGGGCTGATGAGCAAGCAGTTTATAATATTGGTGAACTCGATGGTTTGCCTTATTTAGACTCTCTCGTAAGTGTTCGGGCCAGTTTCTCCGTAGTCAATGAGCGACGGGTAAATGTGCGATTTAATCGAGGAATTTTCGGCCTGCAACGGGTTTTGGGTTATGAATCTCCCTCACAAATAATTGAGAAAATACAAGAGAGTGCCACCTTCTGGCCGTTTGATTTCCCCATTAGTGAGGAAAATCAAAAAGGTTGGTTAGATATTACCTATTTAGATCAAGATTTACGCATTAATCGTGGCAATAAGGAGAGTGTATTTGTGCTAGCTCGATGTTAG
- a CDS encoding GAF domain-containing protein: protein MSDRLDENLTAELHHLHQEIRNLKQDQKAFEAQNELLRTFTNLMRTSTGSLMLRSVLQQTLKIAIQFTEAEEGSLFFLDPKGTVVASVLARGATIRDHKQAIIGQVLDKGLAGWVNHHREIGLITDTKTDDRWLTLPDEPYLVRSALGVPIFRSQTLLGILTLMHPEPGYFTEDTASLMEKTAEQMGVVLDNVRLYVEYQKLERPSSIPEKSAEEPSHEEDSLDKLGFYMLTERGKFVYANRQLANLFGYRFAELVGLESFLDLMAVESRRSVFDQIHECFQGDRKRLTYQGKGRCSDGKLIAIDLYGERTKLYGKLVIIGVVQQC, encoded by the coding sequence ATGAGCGATCGTCTAGACGAGAACCTAACCGCAGAACTCCATCATTTGCATCAAGAGATCCGGAATCTGAAACAGGATCAAAAAGCCTTTGAAGCTCAAAATGAACTGCTCCGCACATTTACAAATTTAATGCGGACTTCGACGGGTTCGTTGATGCTGCGATCGGTTCTACAACAAACCTTGAAAATCGCTATTCAGTTTACAGAAGCAGAAGAAGGGAGCTTATTTTTCTTAGATCCAAAAGGAACAGTAGTCGCCAGTGTATTAGCGCGGGGGGCAACCATTCGAGATCATAAACAGGCGATCATTGGTCAAGTCTTAGACAAAGGATTAGCTGGTTGGGTGAATCATCATCGAGAAATTGGTTTAATTACTGATACAAAAACCGACGATCGCTGGTTAACCCTTCCTGATGAGCCTTATTTGGTGCGTTCAGCATTAGGTGTGCCCATTTTTCGCTCTCAAACCCTTTTGGGAATTTTAACCCTCATGCATCCTGAACCGGGATATTTTACGGAAGATACTGCGAGTTTAATGGAGAAAACAGCCGAACAAATGGGGGTAGTGTTGGATAATGTCCGGCTTTATGTAGAATATCAAAAACTGGAGCGTCCCTCTTCTATACCAGAGAAGAGTGCTGAAGAACCCTCCCACGAAGAAGACTCCTTAGACAAGTTAGGATTCTATATGCTCACGGAACGGGGAAAGTTTGTGTATGCGAATCGGCAGTTAGCTAATCTATTTGGCTATCGATTTGCAGAATTAGTCGGTTTAGAGTCATTTCTGGATTTAATGGCAGTGGAAAGTAGGCGCTCTGTGTTCGATCAAATTCACGAGTGTTTTCAGGGCGATCGCAAGCGGTTAACCTATCAGGGTAAGGGTCGATGTAGTGATGGTAAGCTGATAGCGATCGATCTCTATGGAGAACGAACCAAACTCTATGGCAAGTTGGTCATTATTGGTGTAGTCCAGCAATGCTAG